The following are from one region of the Chromobacterium phragmitis genome:
- a CDS encoding alkaline phosphatase — MQTAMKTLLAAAVLAALPAIPAHAAGEAKNVIFFLGDGMGPATVTAARIYQYGESGKLAMEKLDRTARIKTFSNDAQTTDSAPSMSAYMTGVKMNNEVISMSSDTRAIEPNSDGTGNCGSNNGSPAATLLELAKAKGKAIGAVTTTRVTHATPAATYAHVCHRDAESDIIAQAVPGGAGYNAKLGNGLDVLMGGGGKFLLPKASGGKRGDGRNLLQEFAAKGYPVLQTGADLAAFDAKSASRVVGIFGKDHLEYELDRVKNKADQPSLAQMTAAAIDVLAKNGNGYVLMVEGGRIDHALHGTNAKRALADAVAFDDAIKTALAKVDLNNTLVVVTADHDHTMTINGYSKRGNPIHDISRGYADGQPSKDADGAVYTTLVFGNGPNRKPTRVSVDSATATADDYQQETGIRLSSETHGGGDVMLMSGGAGSKGFKGVMDNTKVFGLVKSALGL, encoded by the coding sequence ATGCAAACCGCGATGAAAACCCTGCTGGCCGCCGCCGTGCTGGCCGCGCTGCCCGCCATCCCCGCCCACGCCGCCGGCGAGGCCAAGAACGTGATCTTCTTTCTCGGCGACGGCATGGGGCCGGCCACCGTCACCGCTGCCCGCATCTACCAATACGGCGAGAGCGGCAAGCTCGCTATGGAGAAGCTTGACCGCACCGCGCGCATCAAGACCTTCTCCAACGACGCCCAGACCACCGACAGCGCGCCGTCGATGTCGGCCTATATGACCGGCGTGAAGATGAACAACGAGGTGATCTCGATGTCGTCCGACACCCGCGCCATCGAGCCCAACAGCGACGGCACCGGCAACTGCGGCAGCAATAACGGTTCGCCCGCCGCCACGCTGCTGGAACTGGCCAAGGCCAAGGGCAAGGCCATCGGCGCGGTCACCACCACCCGCGTCACCCACGCCACGCCGGCCGCCACCTATGCCCACGTCTGCCACCGCGACGCCGAATCCGACATCATCGCCCAGGCGGTGCCCGGCGGCGCCGGCTACAACGCCAAGCTGGGCAACGGCCTCGACGTGCTGATGGGCGGCGGCGGCAAATTCCTGCTGCCCAAGGCCAGCGGCGGCAAACGCGGCGACGGCCGCAACTTGCTGCAGGAATTCGCCGCCAAGGGCTATCCGGTGCTGCAGACCGGCGCCGACCTGGCCGCCTTCGACGCCAAGTCGGCTAGCCGCGTGGTGGGCATCTTCGGCAAGGACCACCTGGAATACGAGCTGGACCGCGTCAAGAACAAGGCGGACCAGCCCAGCCTGGCGCAGATGACCGCGGCGGCGATAGACGTGCTGGCCAAGAACGGCAATGGCTACGTGCTGATGGTGGAAGGCGGCCGCATCGACCACGCGCTGCACGGCACCAACGCCAAGCGCGCGCTGGCGGACGCCGTCGCTTTCGACGACGCGATCAAGACCGCATTGGCCAAGGTGGATCTGAACAATACCCTCGTGGTCGTTACCGCCGACCACGACCACACCATGACCATCAATGGCTATTCCAAGCGCGGCAACCCCATCCACGACATCTCCCGCGGCTACGCGGATGGCCAGCCGTCCAAGGACGCCGACGGCGCGGTCTACACCACGCTGGTGTTCGGCAACGGCCCCAACCGCAAGCCCACCCGCGTGTCGGTGGATTCGGCTACCGCCACCGCCGACGACTACCAGCAGGAAACCGGCATCCGCCTGTCCAGCGAAACCCACGGCGGCGGCGATGTGATGCTGATGTCCGGCGGCGCCGGCAGCAAGGGCTTCAAGGGCGTGATGGACAACACCAAGGTGTTCGGCCTGGTGAAATCCGCGCTCGGCCTGTAA
- a CDS encoding alkaline phosphatase produces the protein MRTFTLGAGLLAALALAACGSGGGTSSRSQDNAESQPPAAASAKNVIFFLGDGMGIATTTAARIYAVGEDGELTMDTLPESGFVKTFSNDAQVTDSAPSMSAYMTGVKMNNEVISMSSDTQAKAPTADLTSNCGAGNGKSVPTLLELAKAKNWATGVVTTTRVTHATPAATYAHVCHRDAEADIAAQLVPGGALYNASLQDGVDVVFGGGRQFFLPKTAGGKRADGRDLVAELKAKGYGYAADKTAFSAIDPAKTQRAVGLFTSSHMSYDLDRDSNKEPSLAEMTAKAIDLLTNRSGKQGMFLMVEGGRIDHALHETTAKKALQDTVAFDQAIQAAISAMQQKDPGLKNTLIVVTADHDHTLVLNGYAKRTGKTAPGNPGVLGLAKDYVSGKNLTDADGMPYSIIGFGNGENRVAGNRNAAAALTDDAVSADNYHQEAAIRMPAGGETHGGTDVYIGAIGQGADSIHGFLENIEVFGLVKKAAGL, from the coding sequence ATGCGCACTTTCACCCTCGGCGCCGGCCTGCTGGCAGCGCTGGCCCTGGCCGCCTGCGGCAGCGGCGGCGGAACGTCCTCCCGCTCTCAAGACAACGCTGAAAGCCAGCCCCCCGCGGCGGCTTCCGCCAAGAACGTCATCTTTTTCCTCGGCGACGGCATGGGCATCGCCACCACCACCGCCGCCCGCATTTACGCCGTCGGCGAAGACGGCGAATTGACGATGGACACGCTGCCGGAGTCCGGCTTCGTCAAAACCTTCTCCAACGATGCCCAGGTGACCGACAGCGCGCCGTCGATGTCGGCCTATATGACCGGCGTCAAGATGAACAATGAAGTCATCTCCATGTCCAGCGACACCCAGGCCAAGGCCCCCACCGCCGACCTGACGTCAAACTGCGGCGCAGGCAACGGCAAATCCGTCCCCACGCTGCTCGAGCTGGCCAAGGCCAAGAACTGGGCCACCGGCGTGGTCACCACCACCCGCGTCACCCATGCCACGCCGGCCGCTACCTACGCCCACGTCTGCCACCGCGACGCCGAAGCCGACATCGCCGCCCAACTGGTGCCGGGCGGCGCGCTGTACAACGCATCGCTGCAGGACGGCGTGGACGTGGTGTTCGGCGGCGGCCGCCAGTTCTTCTTGCCCAAAACCGCCGGCGGCAAACGCGCCGACGGCCGCGACCTGGTGGCGGAGCTGAAGGCCAAGGGCTATGGCTACGCCGCCGACAAAACCGCGTTCAGCGCCATCGATCCGGCCAAGACCCAACGCGCCGTCGGCCTGTTCACCAGCAGCCACATGAGCTACGACCTGGACCGCGACTCGAACAAGGAGCCCAGCCTGGCGGAGATGACCGCCAAAGCCATCGACCTGCTGACGAACCGCAGCGGCAAGCAAGGCATGTTCCTGATGGTGGAAGGCGGCCGCATCGACCATGCTCTGCATGAAACCACTGCCAAGAAAGCGCTGCAGGACACCGTGGCCTTCGACCAGGCCATCCAGGCCGCGATAAGCGCGATGCAGCAGAAAGATCCCGGTCTGAAGAACACGCTGATCGTCGTCACCGCCGACCACGACCACACCCTGGTGCTGAACGGCTACGCCAAGCGCACCGGCAAGACGGCGCCGGGGAATCCGGGCGTGCTGGGCTTGGCCAAGGACTACGTCAGCGGCAAAAACCTGACCGATGCCGACGGCATGCCCTATTCCATCATCGGTTTCGGCAACGGCGAAAACCGCGTCGCCGGCAACCGCAACGCGGCGGCCGCGCTGACCGACGACGCGGTCTCGGCCGACAACTATCACCAGGAAGCGGCGATACGGATGCCGGCCGGAGGCGAAACCCACGGCGGCACCGACGTCTACATCGGCGCCATCGGCCAGGGCGCCGACAGCATCCACGGCTTCCTGGAAAACATAGAAGTGTTCGGACTGGTCAAGAAGGCCGCCGGCCTGTGA
- a CDS encoding HD-GYP domain-containing protein produces the protein MTVDSTKKQTKVYSSMVSIGKELAVDVYSKSGFLLLKRGHYVLTPEQKQKLVSLGFAEAKAETKPADKPNLNDSNKQSQFEDIAFLQQRVRSVLHHAMVTRNVEDKVMEIAQTLIQLAEQHPDALIASIFLVPFSEYSVAHSLHTAALLSILTRHIALPPKHRETLICAALTMNIAQVELQNELFGQAARLDDEQRQAVLDHPLMSSAILREAGVDNQLWHTLVQTHHESWHGNGYPFGLPKEQILPPAHMLHLADITCAKLLPRRYRAALLPATALGQIFQRKDNEFDQSFTTMLVKELGIYPPGSFVRIASEEICVVISAGAKPSEPLTAAIRRADGPPYGEPLLRDTSKPAYKVVAPCHAREAKVRVSFLAHLWKC, from the coding sequence ATGACAGTGGACTCTACCAAAAAACAGACCAAGGTTTACTCATCCATGGTGTCCATCGGCAAGGAATTGGCGGTGGACGTCTATTCCAAGAGCGGCTTCCTGTTGCTTAAACGCGGCCATTACGTGCTGACGCCGGAGCAGAAGCAAAAGCTGGTCAGCCTGGGCTTCGCCGAAGCCAAGGCCGAGACCAAGCCGGCGGACAAGCCCAACCTCAACGACAGCAACAAGCAGTCTCAGTTCGAGGACATCGCCTTCCTGCAGCAGCGGGTGCGCAGCGTGCTGCATCACGCGATGGTCACCCGCAATGTCGAAGACAAGGTGATGGAGATCGCCCAAACGCTGATCCAATTGGCCGAGCAGCACCCGGACGCGCTGATCGCCTCCATCTTCCTGGTGCCGTTCTCCGAATACAGCGTCGCCCATTCGCTGCATACCGCGGCGCTGCTTTCCATCCTCACCCGGCACATCGCATTGCCGCCGAAGCATCGCGAAACGCTGATCTGCGCGGCGCTGACGATGAACATCGCGCAAGTGGAATTGCAAAACGAGCTGTTCGGCCAGGCAGCCCGCCTTGACGACGAGCAGCGCCAAGCGGTGCTTGACCACCCGCTCATGAGCTCGGCCATCCTGCGCGAAGCCGGCGTGGACAACCAGTTGTGGCATACGCTGGTGCAAACCCACCACGAGTCCTGGCACGGAAACGGCTACCCGTTCGGCCTGCCCAAGGAACAGATCCTGCCGCCGGCCCACATGCTGCATCTCGCCGACATCACCTGCGCCAAACTGCTGCCGCGCCGTTATCGCGCCGCCCTGCTGCCGGCCACCGCGCTGGGCCAGATCTTCCAGCGCAAGGACAACGAATTCGATCAATCCTTCACCACCATGCTGGTCAAGGAACTTGGCATCTATCCGCCTGGCAGCTTCGTGCGCATCGCCAGCGAGGAAATCTGCGTGGTGATTTCCGCCGGCGCCAAGCCCAGCGAACCGCTGACGGCGGCGATACGCCGCGCCGACGGCCCCCCGTACGGCGAGCCGCTGCTACGCGACACCAGCAAGCCCGCATACAAGGTGGTGGCGCCCTGCCACGCCCGCGAGGCCAAGGTGCGCGTTTCCTTCCTCGCACACCTGTGGAAATGCTGA